In Pirellulales bacterium, the sequence CACTTTTAGCCCTCGAATGCCGCTTAAGAATCGCCCCAAGTCGGCGACCGAGGCATACCATCCCGCCGCTCCGGCCCCCGAGTCGAGGTTCCAGTCGAACGGGTAGCCGGGCCGCTTGTTGCCGAGCTTGAGATAGCCGCACATCGGCTCTTTCGCCTGAAAATGGGTCTCCATTTGGGTGATCCCCATGGGGGCCAGCACGTGCGATTTGACGTATGGCGTGTATTGAACGCGGCCGATCTGCTCGATCACCAGACGGACGATGTAGTAATTGTTGTTCTGATATTCCTCGAACGTGCCCGGCTTGTGGGCCAGCGGTTGGTTGAGCAGCTTCTCTAGATCTTTGGGGGTGCTAGCATCGTTTCCAGGCTTGAAGCCGCTCCTGTGCCTGAGCAATTGGCGGATGGTGACGCTCTTCACGTCGGCATGGGCTTGGGGGCAGATTTGCTTGATGTGCGGCCAGAACGGATCGTCGAGCGAAAACTTCTGCCCCGTCTCTTCCCACAGCCTGAGCAGGGCGACGGCCGTGACGGTCTTCGAGACGCTGGCCACGCCCATCGGCTTATCGAGCGTCCATTTTAGCGAAGGGTTCACCTTCTCCCACGGCGCTCGGGCCCAGCCTTCCGCTCCCTCAGCGACAACCTTTCCATTTTGCAAGACCTCGAAGGCGTAGCCCCCCGCCAGTTTGCCATCGCAGGCGCGGTGAATGATGTCCGACCATTTCACAAAATTGTGCGGCCCGCCCTCGGGGGCGACGGCGACCCAGCGCGGCGACTTGCCCTCCTTTTCGAGGGCTGCGATCTGCTTGGATGCCGGGTGATTCAAGTCGCTGGTCCACCAGCCGTTGTCGGTGAGGCAAAACCACGTGCCGTTCGCTGTGAAGGAGACGCATCGGATCGTGACGCCATTCGTCACGGCGTTTTTGAGCACTTTGGACAGATCGTCGGGAACGCTCCCATACGAGACGCCGGCCTTGTCGTGCAACAGCACCCATGCGCCGTTGGGCCCAAACGCGACCGACTGCAACGTTCCGCCGGCTTTGGCCACCTCCTGTATCTTCTTCAAAGCGGCATCGGGACAATCGGCGACTGCATTGCCATTCTGATTCCAGAAGACGGCCCAGCCGCCGTTGGGCGTGAAGGCCAAGCACTTGAACGTGTTCTTTCCCTTTTGCAGTTCAGTCAGTTTCTTGCAGGCAGGCAGATCGAGGTTGCTGGTGACGAAGCCATTGCCCTCCAACAACACGACCCAGTCGCCGCCGGGAGTGAAGGCGACGTTGTGAAACGTGTGGTCCTTCTGCAGACTTGCCAGTTCCTTGCAGACGGGCGCGTCGAGACGATTCGTCCAAAACGCATTTCCGCCACCGAAAACGACAAAGTCGCCGGCCGCGCGGGCCGCTGCCGCGCAAGCCAACCAGATGGAGAACCAGCAGAGGACGAGTCGCCGTTTCATTGCAATGGTTTCGGCGCGGCTCAGTTTGGATACTTCAACCCGGCCAATTGCGTTTCCGCCTGGTCGAGCAATCGCAGCACACGGGGCAGCTCGGACTCGGACGTGTATTTATAGTCGTCGAGCAGATTCTGAGCTGCACCGAGAGCATCGAGCTTAGTCGCAAGCAATTGAAGCCGCAACTCATCCTGCGTCAGTTCGACCGAGACATCGAGCAGTTGCCGATTCAATCGGTCGGTGACTTCGTCCCCGTCCTCGTGCGACTTGCCAAGCTCTTCCTTGCGCATCGCGAGCCGGATCTCCGCCTCGGCCAATTCAGCCTCGGCGTTGTTGACATCGCCTTGCGACCCTGCCGCGACGTTATGCGCCTCCTGCCGGTATTTAAGAGCATCCTGCCGCGCGGCAACAAGCCTTTTAAGTTGCGCGACAATCTCATCGGTTCCTGTTCGGTCGTGGGCGTGCTTACTCTGTTCGGCAACTATTCGAGCAATGCTCTCGCGCCGAGCGGTCTTCAACTTCGCTTCAATTTCAAGATTAAACCGATCGCGCTCCAATCCGAGAAGGATCGGGGCGACGTTTTCCGGACTCAGCCCGCATGTTTTCTGCACGGCATGGCGCAATTCTCTTTGCTTTTCCCGGAGTTCATCCGCCCGCTGCTTCAACTCCTGCACCTGGGTCTCGTCCGATTTGATGGCTGCGTCGCGGAGAGTGTCCACCGGCGCGGAATCGGCATGCTGCTTATTCTCCGGCTTTTCGGATCGCTCTTGACCGCAAACTAATGGCCCGGCGGACAACAGCACCATGCCGACCAGAGAGATGGCTCCAACGGGAAATAGCTTTAACAACGACCGGATCGACGGATACTGACACTTTACAGATCTGGCAAACATGCGTGGCATGGGAATCGTCCTTTGCGAGGGGTTCAAGGATTAGCTCCGGCCAGCCGTTGTTTGGCTTCGGCGGACCACGGAGTATGCGGAAACAAATCGATCACGGACGCATAGTCTTCTCGGGCCGATGCGACGAGTTCCGGCCGCAATCGCTTCGCATCCGCCGTGACCAGAATGGCCATTGCCGCGCGACCTACTTGCTCGTCGATGCGGCTTTGACGGTCGGGAATCGAATCCAACTGCCGTGCCATCGTCGCCAGCTTGCGCTGGCGTTCAGCGACGAGCAGCCGATCGAGAATCCGTTGCTCGATATCAACTTGCTTCAAGGCCAGCCGCAATTCGTTGGGCGCGGGAGCGTTGTCCACTTTGGTGATTTGGCGATCATCGTCAGGCGGTTGTTGCCAAGGGGGCTCGCGAATCACGCGAACGCCTTGCCAGATCGAGGTCGCTACGACGAGAAGCCCCACCGAAGCGACGACTCGATTGCGGCGCTTTCGCCGCTGATGCAATGCCCGCACTGTGTTCGCCAACTCCAGCGGGCAGGTGCTCGGCGCCACCGGTGCGGCATCGACTTCGGCCAGCAGTGCCTTGAGTGAATCGTCGCGCACGGTTGCAACTACTCCATCAGATCGGCCAAAAGTTCTTCCAATTGGCGGCGGGCGCGATGGAGGCGCACCTCCACCGTATTGCGATGCGCGCCGACGATTACTGCAATCTGCTCCACGCTCATTTGCTCCAAGTAGTGCAGCACGATCACCTCACGGTAGCTCGCCCCTAGCGACTTGATCGCCTCTCGCACTCGGCCGCCGCGCTCGGCAGCGGCCAGCGAATCCTCCATCATCGCTCGCGGCTCTTCGGGCGGCGTCGCAGAGAGCCAACTGAACCAGCGCCGGCGAACCGCTTCCCGGCGAAGGCGGCTGCGGCATTTGTTGGTCGCGATTCGCTTCAGCCATAGGTCCGGGCTTTCCTTGTCACGAACGCGTTCCCACGCCGCCCAAGCCGACAAAAACACCTCCTGGACGACATCCTCGGCTTCGTCGCGCCATCCAAGCAATCGGTAAACCAACCGCCGGATCGGTTCGTGGTGCTCGACCACCATCCGATCGAAGGCATCGCGGGCCATTGCAGGCGTGCCATCGGACAGTTCCATGTGGCAATACAGCGCCTGCGTGGGTTTTCGCTGCGACAAGTCCGCGACGGCGGTTTCGGAATGCATCGAGTCCGTTGCTGCCCCCATACTTATAGACGCCGAAAGGACCGATTGCTTACAAGAAACCATCGGATTTGGCGCCGGGGTGCAATTTGAGAGGCACAAAATAGCCCGCTGCAAATTTCACAACGGTTTTCAAGACGCAGGCCGTTCGCGAGACGACTCTACAAATGATGGCCGACAGACTTGAGCGCCAATCGGTCAGCGTTGTCTTGTCCAGCGCCCACGGCAATGAGATCGAGGAGCGAATCATCCTCCGCGGTGGTTGTGACGCCACCGCTTGCGAAGACGGCGTCCGTCGCCGCACAGAGGTCCGCCCGCGCAACCGAGTTGCCGCTTATGTTTGCGACCGCTTTTGAGTCTGCGGACTCGGCGTTACGATTCGAGACCTGCGATTCGGTTGTCGCCGTAGTATCCGACTGCGCCGCGGAGCTAGATAGACGATGCAGACTCGACTGCGACGGCAATGCTGAGTCGGATAGCCAACCGAGCGCCGGCGATGAACCAGACGGAAGGAATGCGCTGGATGCTTCGGGTGA encodes:
- a CDS encoding serine hydrolase, which encodes MKRRLVLCWFSIWLACAAAARAAGDFVVFGGGNAFWTNRLDAPVCKELASLQKDHTFHNVAFTPGGDWVVLLEGNGFVTSNLDLPACKKLTELQKGKNTFKCLAFTPNGGWAVFWNQNGNAVADCPDAALKKIQEVAKAGGTLQSVAFGPNGAWVLLHDKAGVSYGSVPDDLSKVLKNAVTNGVTIRCVSFTANGTWFCLTDNGWWTSDLNHPASKQIAALEKEGKSPRWVAVAPEGGPHNFVKWSDIIHRACDGKLAGGYAFEVLQNGKVVAEGAEGWARAPWEKVNPSLKWTLDKPMGVASVSKTVTAVALLRLWEETGQKFSLDDPFWPHIKQICPQAHADVKSVTIRQLLRHRSGFKPGNDASTPKDLEKLLNQPLAHKPGTFEEYQNNNYYIVRLVIEQIGRVQYTPYVKSHVLAPMGITQMETHFQAKEPMCGYLKLGNKRPGYPFDWNLDSGAGAAGWYASVADLGRFLSGIRGLKVLGPQTTDVMFKGNLGWDGSDPGWVKNGGWSWDEGSGPGSRAGDLESAIGHFPDGVDGVILINCTSPTDV
- a CDS encoding RNA polymerase sigma factor, which encodes MHSETAVADLSQRKPTQALYCHMELSDGTPAMARDAFDRMVVEHHEPIRRLVYRLLGWRDEAEDVVQEVFLSAWAAWERVRDKESPDLWLKRIATNKCRSRLRREAVRRRWFSWLSATPPEEPRAMMEDSLAAAERGGRVREAIKSLGASYREVIVLHYLEQMSVEQIAVIVGAHRNTVEVRLHRARRQLEELLADLME